In a genomic window of Lacrimispora sp. BS-2:
- a CDS encoding DNA adenine methylase has translation MRFIGSKTLLLDQIKHVIDEKAPGAESFCDIFSGTAAVARYFKQWYQVCSNDLLYFSYVLQRATVENDSVPEFTRLQEETGIKDPVDFFNGREKKDLEELQKERRFFQNTYAPEGGRMYLNDENALRIDYARCTVEDWKAAGLLSEDEYYYLVACIVEGIPFVSNTSGTYGAFHKVWERRSYKPYELYRLPVTQNGKQNRSFNENGVSLLTRIEGDILYIDPPYNARQYLSNYHVLETAARYDYPVVRGVTGQRPDGGQKSEFCMKNKVVPAFEELLENARFKHIILSYSTDGLMTVAEIEKAMKKHGKPETFQIYEIPYRRYKSRKVKETERLRELLFYIEKQVPPCT, from the coding sequence ATGAGATTTATTGGAAGCAAGACATTGCTGCTGGACCAGATTAAGCATGTGATTGATGAAAAGGCGCCGGGAGCGGAGAGCTTTTGTGATATATTTTCTGGAACCGCAGCGGTTGCCAGATATTTTAAACAGTGGTACCAGGTCTGTTCCAATGACCTGCTGTACTTTTCCTATGTGCTGCAAAGGGCTACCGTTGAAAATGACAGTGTGCCAGAGTTTACCCGTTTGCAGGAAGAAACCGGGATCAAGGATCCTGTGGATTTTTTTAACGGCAGGGAAAAAAAGGATTTAGAGGAGCTTCAAAAGGAGCGCCGGTTTTTTCAGAACACCTACGCGCCTGAAGGCGGCCGCATGTATTTAAATGATGAGAACGCCCTGCGCATTGATTATGCCAGGTGTACCGTTGAGGACTGGAAGGCTGCCGGTCTTTTAAGTGAGGATGAGTATTATTATCTGGTCGCCTGCATTGTGGAGGGGATCCCTTTTGTTTCCAATACCTCAGGAACCTATGGGGCTTTCCACAAGGTCTGGGAGAGGCGGAGCTACAAACCGTATGAGTTGTACCGGCTTCCCGTGACCCAGAATGGAAAGCAGAACCGCTCCTTTAATGAGAACGGTGTGAGCCTTTTAACACGCATAGAGGGGGACATCCTCTACATTGATCCTCCCTATAATGCACGCCAGTACCTTTCCAATTACCATGTCCTTGAGACAGCCGCCAGATATGACTATCCAGTGGTGCGGGGAGTTACCGGGCAGCGGCCGGACGGAGGGCAGAAATCAGAGTTTTGCATGAAGAATAAGGTGGTTCCGGCGTTTGAGGAACTCCTTGAAAATGCACGGTTTAAGCATATCATATTAAGCTACAGCACGGACGGGCTTATGACGGTAGCTGAGATTGAAAAAGCCATGAAAAAGCATGGTAAGCCGGAAACCTTCCAGATCTATGAGATTCCTTACCGAAGATATAAAAGCCGGAAGGTGAAGGAAACAGAGCGGTTAAGAGAGCTTTTGTTTTACATAGAAAAGCAGGTGCCGCCATGTACATAA
- a CDS encoding Dam family site-specific DNA-(adenine-N6)-methyltransferase — MYIKSPLNYTGGKFKILEPILQVFPKDIRTFVDVFAGGFNVGINVNAEQIICNDQITYLIELYQMFRSTDIKDILDRIHSLISKYELTQQNKEGYYALRSDYNKTKDLTELFVLACYAFNHQIRFNNSHEFNSPFGRNRSSFNGNIEKNLTEFCKALHEKNIAFSNLDFTELDFSGLGGEDLVYCDPPYLISTGNYNDGNRGFKDWREKEERALLELLDRLHEKGIRFALSNVLYHKGLSNDLLIEWSKGYQVHYIDNTYSNCSYQFKERNAVTVEVLITNYS; from the coding sequence ATGTACATAAAAAGTCCCCTGAATTATACAGGGGGTAAATTTAAGATCCTGGAGCCCATCCTTCAGGTTTTTCCAAAGGATATCCGTACATTTGTGGATGTCTTTGCAGGAGGCTTTAACGTAGGGATCAATGTGAACGCTGAGCAGATCATCTGCAATGACCAGATCACGTATCTGATCGAACTGTATCAGATGTTCCGTTCCACAGATATCAAGGATATTCTGGATAGGATTCATAGCCTGATCTCAAAATATGAGCTGACCCAGCAGAACAAGGAAGGGTATTATGCCCTTCGTTCCGATTATAATAAAACAAAAGATTTAACAGAGCTGTTCGTGCTGGCCTGTTATGCGTTTAACCATCAGATCCGCTTTAATAACAGCCATGAGTTCAATTCCCCCTTTGGGAGGAACCGAAGCTCCTTTAACGGAAACATTGAAAAGAATCTGACGGAGTTCTGTAAGGCTCTCCATGAGAAAAACATTGCGTTTTCAAACCTGGACTTTACGGAGCTGGATTTTTCCGGCCTGGGAGGGGAAGACCTGGTTTACTGCGACCCGCCTTATCTGATCTCAACGGGGAATTACAACGATGGGAACCGGGGATTCAAGGACTGGAGGGAAAAAGAGGAGCGGGCACTTTTGGAGCTTTTGGACCGGCTTCATGAAAAGGGCATCCGTTTCGCCCTGTCCAATGTTCTGTATCATAAAGGATTGTCCAATGACCTTTTAATTGAGTGGAGCAAGGGGTATCAGGTCCATTATATTGATAATACCTATTCCAACTGCAGTTATCAGTTTAAAGAACGGAATGCGGTCACGGTTGAGGTGCTGATCACCAATTATTCATGA
- a CDS encoding HAD-IC family P-type ATPase has protein sequence MKDRKDKGLLINKTYKSLKRCSPDISIGLTAEQVRNRIDAGAVNVQRTGLTPTIPSIISKNIFTLFNFINVFLAVILVIVGHPENILFLGIAVSNTCMGIFQELRAKRGLDKLSVLAKAHITVIRDGAEYTVAQDEIVLDDIVILAIGNQVCADAMVVSSERLEVDESLLTGEADRIQKSKGDTLLSGSYVTSGHGYAQIIAIGENSYAHSLTAEAKKSKKQVPPLLRTLNRIIMILTIVILPLGTTLFYMKYFLLGDTLETAVLGSSASVLGMIPAGLILLTGVTMTVGALKLAKRKALVQELHSIETLARTDVLCLDKTGTITDGSLQFERLELYSQVSEKEVASAVSELMGTLEDKNATAAALTKAFGKTENWTADIILPFSSERKWSGAAFKEKGSYILGAPNMVFRGSNKDFLEQANAEAALGFRVLCLAHSPLSISEEKLPEELSCFALLILSDHLRENANETFRYFSQEGVVLKVISGDNPRTVRAVAEKAGISGSEKSIDMSLVENEADYAAIAKEYTIFGHVTPQQKRELIRGLKKNGHTACMTGDGVNDILAMREADCSVAMVGGSDAARSASDFVLITDDFSVMIDVLKEGRRVINNIEKVAAIFLLKTVYSVLLTLIYIFIPYPYPIAPLQMMPINELTIGIPSFFLALQANYSRPQGKLLTNILEHTIPAAITVVFNTLYIQSASILFHIPTTESSTMVVFLIGVMGFYQLAQLAKPYTQRIQWLLIGLICSFILCFTLLGNLFMLSSLFSRNVFFYMPLVYFSYHVHSFLGNVCRKAVEAYHILKTAGWPKRSVRE, from the coding sequence ATGAAAGATAGAAAAGACAAAGGGTTATTAATAAATAAAACTTACAAATCTTTAAAGCGCTGCAGCCCTGATATCAGTATAGGACTAACTGCAGAACAAGTCCGTAACCGTATCGATGCAGGGGCAGTAAATGTACAGAGAACAGGTCTGACCCCAACAATCCCCAGTATTATTTCAAAAAATATTTTTACACTATTCAACTTCATCAATGTTTTCCTGGCGGTAATTCTGGTAATTGTCGGACATCCGGAAAATATACTTTTTCTTGGAATCGCCGTAAGCAATACGTGTATGGGTATTTTTCAGGAATTAAGGGCAAAACGCGGATTAGATAAACTATCTGTATTAGCAAAAGCACATATAACCGTAATCCGGGATGGAGCTGAATATACTGTGGCTCAGGATGAGATTGTACTCGACGATATTGTGATACTGGCTATCGGTAACCAGGTATGTGCAGATGCCATGGTTGTCTCTTCGGAGCGGCTTGAAGTAGATGAATCCCTTTTGACCGGAGAGGCGGACAGAATTCAAAAATCAAAGGGCGATACGCTTCTATCAGGCAGTTATGTGACAAGTGGACATGGCTATGCTCAAATAATCGCCATAGGGGAAAACAGTTATGCTCACTCTCTGACCGCAGAGGCTAAAAAAAGCAAAAAACAGGTCCCTCCACTTCTGCGTACATTAAACCGCATTATCATGATTTTGACCATTGTGATACTGCCGCTGGGCACCACCTTATTCTATATGAAATATTTTTTGCTTGGAGATACGCTGGAGACTGCCGTGCTGGGCTCGTCGGCATCTGTGTTGGGCATGATACCGGCAGGGCTGATCTTATTAACTGGTGTCACTATGACTGTTGGAGCGCTTAAACTGGCCAAAAGAAAGGCACTGGTCCAGGAATTACACAGTATAGAAACTTTAGCCCGGACAGATGTGCTGTGTTTGGATAAAACAGGAACCATAACAGACGGATCACTGCAGTTTGAAAGGCTGGAATTATATTCCCAGGTTTCTGAAAAAGAGGTGGCATCAGCCGTATCTGAGCTAATGGGGACTTTGGAAGATAAAAATGCAACAGCCGCAGCATTGACCAAAGCATTTGGGAAAACTGAAAATTGGACTGCTGACATAATTTTACCTTTCTCCTCGGAGCGCAAGTGGAGCGGTGCTGCTTTTAAAGAAAAGGGCAGCTATATCCTTGGTGCACCAAATATGGTATTCAGGGGCAGTAATAAAGATTTTTTAGAACAAGCCAATGCAGAGGCCGCCTTAGGGTTCAGAGTACTGTGCCTTGCACATTCTCCTCTATCTATTTCGGAAGAGAAGCTTCCAGAGGAACTAAGCTGCTTTGCTCTTTTGATTCTATCTGACCATCTGCGGGAGAATGCAAATGAGACCTTCCGGTATTTCTCACAGGAAGGTGTGGTTCTAAAAGTGATTTCCGGAGATAATCCCCGTACCGTCCGAGCGGTTGCAGAAAAGGCTGGAATCTCAGGATCAGAAAAAAGCATTGATATGAGCCTGGTGGAAAATGAAGCTGACTACGCAGCTATCGCCAAAGAATATACCATATTCGGCCATGTGACACCGCAGCAAAAGCGGGAGCTGATCCGTGGCCTTAAGAAAAACGGCCATACAGCATGTATGACCGGAGATGGTGTAAACGATATTCTTGCAATGCGCGAAGCCGATTGCAGCGTTGCAATGGTTGGCGGAAGTGATGCTGCCCGCTCCGCTTCTGATTTCGTGTTAATAACTGATGATTTCAGTGTCATGATTGACGTTTTAAAGGAAGGGCGGAGGGTTATCAATAACATTGAAAAAGTTGCAGCAATTTTTCTTTTAAAGACAGTCTACTCTGTTTTGCTTACCCTGATTTATATTTTTATTCCATATCCCTATCCCATTGCGCCGCTGCAAATGATGCCGATTAATGAACTTACGATTGGCATACCGTCATTCTTTTTGGCGCTGCAGGCAAATTACTCACGGCCACAGGGAAAGCTGCTTACTAATATTTTAGAACATACAATTCCTGCCGCAATAACAGTTGTTTTTAATACACTTTATATACAGTCAGCCAGCATTCTCTTCCATATCCCCACAACGGAATCTTCAACCATGGTCGTCTTCCTGATAGGGGTAATGGGCTTTTACCAGCTGGCACAGCTGGCAAAACCGTATACACAGCGCATTCAATGGCTGTTGATTGGTCTGATCTGCAGCTTTATCCTATGTTTCACACTTTTGGGCAATTTGTTTATGTTATCCAGTCTATTCAGCCGGAACGTATTTTTTTATATGCCGCTTGTGTATTTCAGCTATCATGTTCATAGCTTTCTGGGTAATGTCTGCCGTAAGGCGGTTGAGGCATATCATATATTAAAAACTGCCGGCTGGCCAAAGCGGAGTGTCCGTGAATAA
- a CDS encoding ABC transporter substrate-binding protein, with translation MKKTLSKVMAVGCLCALTLSLLSGCGKSAPKSGSAGEVYVYNWGEYIDESVIQEFEKETGIKVIYDMFETNEEMYPVIEAGGVKYDAVCPSDYMIQKMIENNLLAEINSDNVPNIKEIDPRYQEMSKSFDPENKYSVPYCWGTVGILYNTSMVDPKDVPTKWSDLWDEKFKNNILMQDSVRDAFMVALKSLGYSANTTNEEEIREAKELLIKQKPLVQAYVIDQVRDKMIGGEAAVGVIYSGEMLYIQNEVKDLGLDYSLEYVIPEDGTNLWLDSWVIPTNAPNKENAEKWINFLCRPDIAKKNFEYITYPTPNKGAFDLLDPELQNNKAVFPDMDTLKNSEVYKYFGDQVDSIYNEAWKEVKSN, from the coding sequence ATGAAAAAAACTTTATCTAAGGTCATGGCAGTCGGCTGCCTGTGTGCTCTTACCCTCTCCCTTTTAAGCGGCTGCGGAAAATCCGCCCCCAAATCAGGAAGTGCCGGAGAGGTTTACGTATACAACTGGGGAGAATACATTGATGAATCTGTTATCCAGGAATTTGAAAAAGAGACCGGGATCAAGGTCATCTATGATATGTTTGAAACCAACGAAGAGATGTATCCTGTCATTGAGGCAGGAGGCGTAAAATATGACGCGGTGTGCCCTTCCGATTATATGATCCAGAAAATGATTGAAAATAATCTATTGGCAGAAATCAATTCTGATAATGTTCCTAATATAAAGGAGATTGATCCCAGATACCAGGAGATGTCAAAGAGCTTTGACCCGGAAAACAAATATTCCGTTCCATACTGCTGGGGAACCGTAGGAATCCTTTATAACACCAGCATGGTAGACCCGAAAGACGTTCCGACCAAATGGTCCGACCTTTGGGATGAAAAGTTTAAGAACAATATCCTCATGCAGGACAGCGTCCGGGATGCCTTTATGGTGGCATTAAAATCCCTTGGCTATTCCGCCAACACCACCAATGAGGAAGAGATCAGGGAAGCAAAGGAACTGCTGATCAAGCAAAAGCCCCTGGTCCAGGCCTATGTCATCGACCAGGTCAGGGATAAAATGATCGGCGGCGAGGCTGCCGTAGGCGTCATCTATTCCGGAGAAATGCTCTATATCCAGAATGAAGTAAAGGATCTTGGCCTTGACTACTCCCTGGAATACGTGATTCCTGAGGATGGAACCAACCTTTGGCTGGATTCCTGGGTCATTCCCACCAATGCTCCTAATAAGGAGAATGCAGAGAAATGGATCAACTTCCTCTGCCGTCCTGATATTGCAAAAAAGAACTTTGAATACATCACCTATCCTACTCCAAACAAAGGAGCCTTTGATTTGCTTGACCCGGAACTGCAGAACAACAAAGCTGTTTTCCCGGACATGGATACTTTAAAGAACAGCGAAGTGTATAAGTATTTTGGGGATCAGGTGGATTCCATTTACAATGAGGCCTGGAAAGAAGTAAAATCCAATTAA
- a CDS encoding ABC transporter permease, with product MNSKTGFIKRFIQDFYLVIIMVFLYAPIATMAVLSFNSSKSRTQWGGFTTRWYTQLFSSSTIMTALYNTLLIAFLSSLIAVIIGTAAAIAINSMKRVPRSLLMGITNIPMLNADIVTGISLMLAFIAFGISLGFQTILISHITFNIPYVILSVSPKLKQTDKSTYEAAMDLGATSVSAFFKVVFPDILPGVLSGFLLAFTMSLDDFIITHFTRGAGINTLSTLIYSEVRRGIKPSMYALSTIIFITVLVLLLITNFAPKRKKQ from the coding sequence ATGAACAGCAAGACTGGATTTATTAAACGTTTTATTCAGGATTTTTACCTGGTGATTATTATGGTATTTTTATATGCCCCCATTGCCACCATGGCTGTGCTGTCCTTTAACAGCTCCAAATCCCGTACCCAGTGGGGCGGCTTTACCACAAGATGGTATACACAGCTGTTCTCAAGCAGCACCATTATGACAGCCCTTTACAATACGCTGCTGATCGCATTTCTGTCTTCCCTGATTGCGGTCATTATAGGCACTGCGGCAGCGATTGCCATTAACAGCATGAAACGGGTCCCCAGATCCCTTCTCATGGGCATTACCAACATCCCCATGCTGAACGCGGATATTGTTACAGGAATCTCTCTTATGCTGGCATTTATTGCCTTTGGAATTTCCCTGGGCTTTCAGACCATATTGATTTCACATATTACCTTTAACATACCGTATGTCATTTTAAGCGTCAGCCCCAAGTTAAAGCAAACAGATAAAAGCACCTATGAAGCCGCCATGGACTTAGGAGCCACATCGGTCTCCGCATTTTTCAAGGTGGTGTTCCCGGATATCCTTCCGGGCGTGCTTTCCGGTTTTCTCCTTGCATTTACAATGTCACTGGATGATTTTATCATCACACACTTTACCAGGGGAGCTGGTATCAATACTCTTTCTACCTTAATTTACAGCGAAGTGCGCCGGGGGATCAAGCCCTCCATGTACGCGCTGTCAACCATCATCTTTATCACGGTGCTGGTGCTGCTGCTCATCACCAACTTTGCACCAAAGCGTAAAAAACAATAG
- a CDS encoding ABC transporter permease: protein MNKKLLSGPYIMWMIGFILIPLALIVFYGLTDRSGAFTLANVLSVTTAEHSKALWLSLGLSFISTALCLILAYPLAMVLRSRGMGQGSFIVFIFILPMWMNFLLRTLAWQTLLEKNGVINGVLNALHLPNQNLINTPGAIILGMVYNFLPFMVLPIYNVLMKIDDNVINAARDLGANTVQVLFRILFPLSVPGIVSGITMVFVPALTTFVISNLLGGSKILLIGNVIEQEFTKGSNWNLGSGLSLVLMIFILISMALIAKYDKNGEGTAF from the coding sequence ATGAATAAAAAATTATTATCCGGCCCATATATTATGTGGATGATCGGCTTCATCCTGATCCCGCTGGCGCTGATTGTGTTTTACGGGCTGACGGACCGGTCCGGGGCCTTTACCCTGGCAAATGTCCTCTCCGTAACAACGGCGGAGCACTCAAAAGCCCTTTGGCTTTCCCTGGGGCTTTCCTTTATCAGCACAGCCTTATGCCTGATCCTTGCTTATCCGCTGGCCATGGTTCTGCGTTCCAGGGGAATGGGTCAGGGAAGCTTTATCGTTTTTATCTTCATCCTTCCCATGTGGATGAATTTCCTGCTTCGGACCCTGGCATGGCAGACTTTACTGGAAAAGAACGGCGTCATAAACGGCGTGCTGAACGCACTCCATCTGCCTAACCAGAATCTGATCAATACACCGGGAGCCATTATCCTCGGCATGGTTTACAATTTTCTGCCGTTTATGGTTCTCCCCATATATAATGTCCTGATGAAAATTGATGACAACGTGATAAACGCTGCCAGGGATTTAGGGGCCAATACGGTCCAGGTTTTATTCCGAATCCTGTTTCCCTTAAGCGTCCCCGGCATTGTCAGCGGGATCACCATGGTGTTTGTGCCGGCTCTTACCACATTCGTTATCTCAAACCTTTTGGGAGGAAGCAAGATCCTTCTGATCGGCAATGTGATCGAGCAGGAGTTTACCAAGGGAAGCAACTGGAATTTAGGCTCCGGCCTTTCCCTGGTTCTGATGATTTTCATTCTGATCAGCATGGCACTTATTGCCAAATATGATAAGAACGGGGAGGGAACGGCATTCTGA
- the potA gene encoding spermidine/putrescine ABC transporter ATP-binding protein, translated as MGQPLIDLRNITKSFDGTMVLDDLNLSVKENAFVTLLGPSGCGKTTTLRIIGGFESPDQGKVIFDGQDITNLPPNKRQLNTVFQKYALFNHMSIAENIAFGLKIKNKPKTYIQDKIKYALKLVNLDGYENRSVSSLSGGQQQRIAIARAIVNEPRVLLLDEPLGALDLKLRQDMQYELIRLKNELGITFIYVTHDQEEALTMSDTIVVMNQGYIQQMGSPENIYNEPENAFVADFIGESNIVPGIMVRDELVEIFHAKFVCVDKGFGTNTPVDVVIRPEDIDLVAPEEGTLTGTVTHLIFKGVHYEMEVTSPDGFEWLVHSTDMFPVGQKVGIHVNPFDIQIMNKPTSEDEEAVGINE; from the coding sequence ATGGGTCAGCCATTAATTGATTTACGGAATATCACAAAAAGTTTTGACGGTACTATGGTACTGGATGATTTAAACCTCTCCGTAAAGGAGAACGCATTTGTTACCCTGTTAGGACCCAGCGGATGCGGCAAAACCACAACTCTTCGGATTATCGGCGGTTTTGAAAGCCCTGACCAGGGAAAGGTGATTTTTGACGGGCAGGATATTACCAATCTGCCTCCCAACAAGCGGCAGCTTAACACGGTTTTCCAGAAATATGCTTTGTTTAACCACATGTCCATTGCAGAAAACATCGCTTTTGGATTAAAAATAAAAAATAAGCCAAAGACTTATATACAGGATAAGATCAAATATGCTTTAAAGCTGGTGAACTTAGACGGCTATGAGAACCGCTCCGTAAGCTCCTTAAGCGGCGGCCAGCAGCAGCGGATCGCCATTGCCAGGGCAATCGTAAACGAACCAAGGGTCCTTCTCCTTGATGAGCCTTTGGGAGCCCTGGACTTAAAGCTCCGCCAGGATATGCAGTATGAGCTGATCCGACTGAAAAACGAGCTGGGCATCACTTTTATTTACGTTACACATGACCAGGAAGAAGCCCTGACCATGTCCGACACCATCGTGGTCATGAACCAAGGTTATATCCAGCAGATGGGCTCCCCGGAAAACATCTACAATGAACCGGAAAACGCCTTTGTGGCGGACTTCATCGGTGAAAGCAACATTGTGCCCGGAATTATGGTCCGGGATGAGCTGGTGGAGATCTTTCATGCTAAATTTGTCTGCGTTGATAAGGGCTTTGGAACCAATACCCCGGTTGACGTGGTCATACGCCCGGAGGATATTGATTTGGTAGCTCCGGAGGAAGGTACACTGACAGGAACTGTGACCCATTTGATTTTCAAGGGTGTTCACTATGAAATGGAAGTGACCTCGCCTGACGGCTTTGAATGGCTGGTACACAGCACGGATATGTTCCCGGTGGGACAGAAGGTGGGCATCCACGTAAATCCCTTCGACATTCAGATCATGAACAAGCCGACATCTGAGGATGAGGAGGCTGTGGGAATCAATGAATAA
- a CDS encoding helix-turn-helix domain-containing protein codes for MDIGTKLKELRVLKGLTQEELADRAELSKGFISQLERDLTSPSIATLLDILQCLGTSVGEFFNESPEEQIVFGKTDYFEKHDAELKNIIKWIIPNAQKNMMEPILLTLEAGGETYPDNPHEGEEFGYVLQGNISIHIGNKTYKVKKGESFYFVSDKKHYLSSKAGATLIWVSSPPSF; via the coding sequence ATGGATATCGGTACAAAACTAAAAGAGCTTCGGGTCTTAAAGGGACTTACCCAGGAAGAGCTGGCTGACCGCGCAGAGCTGTCAAAGGGGTTCATCTCCCAGCTGGAAAGGGACTTGACCTCCCCATCCATTGCTACCCTTTTGGATATTTTGCAATGCCTTGGAACCTCTGTGGGCGAGTTCTTCAATGAAAGCCCTGAGGAACAGATTGTATTCGGAAAAACCGATTACTTTGAAAAGCACGATGCGGAACTTAAGAATATAATCAAATGGATTATTCCCAATGCGCAGAAAAACATGATGGAGCCGATCCTTCTCACCCTGGAGGCCGGCGGGGAGACCTATCCGGATAATCCCCACGAGGGCGAGGAATTCGGCTATGTGCTACAGGGTAATATCTCCATTCATATAGGAAATAAAACATACAAAGTTAAAAAAGGGGAATCCTTTTACTTTGTATCAGACAAAAAACATTACTTAAGCAGCAAGGCCGGCGCTACCCTTATCTGGGTCAGTTCCCCGCCGAGCTTTTGA